One Kazachstania africana CBS 2517 chromosome 9, complete genome genomic region harbors:
- the KAFR0I01320 gene encoding uncharacterized protein (similar to Saccharomyces cerevisiae YLR307C-A; ancestral locus Anc_4.48), which produces MLISEMNGKQSCQNIDIYIYISRIGLNCVQDNNTYNRFQDSIQIIMSSKLFYNKLSVALPKSFGPIVTTKKCYGRVAKFNSILINKYQETDIDKTKSKPVIVVSSDNDDIETVGNHIRK; this is translated from the coding sequence ATGTTGATAAGCGAAATGAATGGAAAGCAGTCTTGTCAAAacatagatatatatatatatataagtcGCATAGGACTTAATTGCGTAcaagataataatacttATAACAGATTCCAAGATTcaatacaaataataatgtcTTCTAAACTAttttataataaattaagCGTTGCTTTACCGAAAAGTTTTGGACCGATAGTAACCACAAAAAAATGTTACGGTAGAGTAGCCAAGTTCAATAGTATACTGATTAATAAATATCAAGAGACTGATATTGATAAGACTAAATCGAAGCCTGTCATTGTAGTTAGTTCTGATAATGACGACATTGAGACAGTCGGCAATCACATACGAAAGtga